From the Peromyscus leucopus breed LL Stock chromosome 8b, UCI_PerLeu_2.1, whole genome shotgun sequence genome, one window contains:
- the Sgsm2 gene encoding LOW QUALITY PROTEIN: small G protein signaling modulator 2 (The sequence of the model RefSeq protein was modified relative to this genomic sequence to represent the inferred CDS: deleted 2 bases in 1 codon), translated as MGSAEDAVKEKLLWNVKKEVKQIMEEAVTRKFVHEDSSHIIALCGAVEACLLHQLRRRAAGFLRSDKMAALFTKVGKTCPVAGEICHKVQELQQQVEGRKPSGGSQEALRKQGSGSGKAPALSPQALKHIWVRTALMEKVLDRVVQYLAENCSKYYEKEALLADPVFGPVLACLLVGPCALEYTKLKTADHYWTDPSADELVQRHRIRGPPNRQDSPAKRPALGIRKRHSSGGTSEDRLAACAREYVESLHQNSRTRLLYGKNNVLVQPKEDMEAVPGYLSLHQSAENLTLKWTPNQLMNGTLGDSELEKSVYWDYALVVPFSQIVCIHCHQQKSGGTLVLVSQDGIQRPPLHFPQGGHLLSFLSCLENGLLPRGQLEPPLWTQQGKGKVFPKLRKRSSVRSVDVEELGVGRATDYVFRIIYPGHRHERITINYHHLAASRAASVDDDEEEEDKLHAMLSMICSRNLTAPSLMKDAGDMIEMQGFGPSLTAWHLEPLCSQGSSCLSCSSSSSPYATPSHCSCVPDRLPLRLLCESMKRQIVSRAFYGWLAYCRHLSTVRTHLSALVHHNIIPPDRPPGAAGGLTKDVWSKYQKDKKNYKELELLRQVYYGGVEHEIRKDVWPFLLGHYKFGMSKKEMEQVDAAVAVRYQQVLAEWKACEVVVRQREREAHPATLPKFSSGSSIDSHVQRLVHRDSTISNDVFISVEDLEPPGPQDPDDSRPKQEQEPATGTPGMAAAEQQSVEFDSPDSGLPSSRNYSVASGIQSSLDEAQSVGFEEDGAGEEAPSDPAPAAHTFSEPHDPGQEKLAPASELEAGEELAAVCAAAYTIELLDTVALNLHRIDKDVQRCDRNYWYFTTPNLERLRDIMCSFVWEHLDVGYVQGMCDLLAPLLVVLDNDQLAYSCFSQLMKRMSQNFPNGGAMDTHFANMRSLIQILDSELFELMHQNGDYTHFYFCYRWFLLDFKRELLYEDVFAVWEVIWAARHISSEHFVLFIALALVEAYREIIRDNNMDFTDIIKFFNERAEHHDAQEILRIARDLVHKVQMLMDNK; from the exons GTGCTGTGGAGGCTTGCCTCCTGCATCAGCTCAGACGCCGTGCCGCTGGCTTCCTGCGCAGCGACAAGATGGCAGCTCTGTTCACCAAAGTGGGGAAGACGTGCCCCGTGGCTGGAGAGATCTGCCACAAGGTGCAGGAGCTGCAGCAACAAGTAGAGGGCAG GAAACCCTCCGGAGGCAGCCAGGAAGCCCTTCGGAAACAGGGCTCAGGCAGCGGGAAGGCCCCAGCTCTCAGCCCACAGGCCTTGAAACACATCTGGGTACGCACAGCACTCATGGAGAAAGTTCTGGACAGGGTTGTACAGTACCTGGCCGAAAACTGCAG CAAGTACTATGAAAAGGAAGCATTACTGGCAGACCCTGTGTTTGGCCCAGTCCtggcctgtctcctag TGGGACCCTGTGCCTTGGAGTACACGAAGCTCAAGACAGCTGATCACTACTGGACTGACCCCTCTGCTGACGAGCTAGTCCAGAGGCATCGTATCCGGGGTCCCCCTAATCGACAGGACTCCCCAGCAAAGCGCCCTGCCCTGGGG ATCCGGAAGCGCCACTCTAGTGGCGGCACTTCCGAAGACCGGCTAGCTGCCTGCGCCCGTGAGTACGTGGAGTCCCTGCACCAGAACTCGAGAACTCGGCTGCTCTACGGCAAGAACAACGTGCTGGTGCAGCCG AAGGAGGACATGGAGGCAGTCCCTGGCTACCTCTCCCTGCACCAGTCTGCAGAGAACCTGACTCTAAAGTGGACTCCCAACCAACTCATGAACGGAACTCTCGGGGACTCTGAGCTAGAAAAGAG TGTTTACTGGGACTATGCCCTGGTGGTACCCTTCAGTCAGATCGTCTGCATCCACTGCCACCAGCAAA AGAGCGGTGGCACGCTTGTGCTGGTGAGCCAGGATGGCATCCAGAGGCCGCCACTGCACTTCCCACAGGGAGGACACCTGCTGTCCTTTCTGTCATGTCTGGAGAATGGGCTGCTGCCTCGTGGACAGCTTGAGCCCCCGCTGTGGACCCAGCAGGGAAAG GGCAAGGTTTTCCCCAAGCTACGGAAACGCAGCAGCGTACGTTCAGTCGATGTGGAGGAGTTGGGTGTAGGACGGGCCACAGACTACGTGTTCCGGATCATCTACCCTGGGCACAGGCACGAGCGCA TCACTATTAACTACCACCACCTAGCGGCCAGCCGTGCGGCCTCGGTGGACgatgatgaggaagaggaggataagCTACACGCGATGCTCTCAATGATCTGCTCGCGGAACCTCACAGCTCCCAGTCTGATGAAAG ATGCTGGTGATATGATTGAGATGCAGGGTTTTGGACCCAGCCTGACAGCCTGGCACCTGGAGCCCCTGTGTAGccagggctcctcctgcctctcctgctcctccagtAGCTCCCCGTATGCAACCCCCAGTCACTGCAGCTGTGTTCCTGACAG GTTACCTCTCAGGCTGCTGTGCGAGAGCATGAAGAGGCAGATTGTGTCCCGGGCCTTCTATGGCT GGCTGGCCTACTGTCGCCACCTGTCCACGGTGAGGACGCACCTGTCGGCACTAGTGCATCACAACATCATTCCACCTGACAGGCCTCCCGGGGCCGCAGGTGGCCTTACCAAGGACGTGTGGAGCAAGTATCAAAAGGACAAAAAG AACTACAAGGAGCTGGAGCTACTGCGGCAGGTGTACTATGGCGGTGTGGAACATGAGATTCGCAAGGATGTCTGGCCCTTCCTGCTCGGCCACTACAAGTTTGGCATGAGCAAGAAGGAGATGGAGCAG GTGGATGCAGCAGTGGCAGTGAGGTACCAGCAGGTGCTGGCAGAGTGGAAGGCCTGCGAGGTGGTGGTGAGGCAGCGGGAGCGGGAAGCTCATCCAGCCACGCTTCCTAAATTCTCCTCGGGCAGCAGCATCGACAGCCACGTGCAGCGCCTGGTGCACCGAGATTCGACCATCAGCAATGAT GTGTTTATCTCTGTGGAGGATCTAGAGCCCCCAGGGCCGCAGGACCCCGATGATTCCAGACCAAAGCAGGAGCAGGAACCAGCAACGGGGACTCCAGGCATGGCTGCTGCCGAGCAGCAGTCAGTGGAGTTCGACTCCCCAGACTCGGGGCTGCCTTCCTCCCGCAACTACTCCGTGGCCTCCGGCATCCAGTCCAGCCTAGATGAGGCGCAGAGTGTGGGCTTCGAAGAGGACGGCGCTGGGGAAGAAGCCCCCTCCGAC CCAGCCCCTGCAGCCCACACCTTCTCGGAGCCCCATGATCCAGGCCAGGAGAAGCTCGCACCTGCCAGTGAGCTTGAAGCAGGGGAGGAGCTGGCAGCCGTGTGTGCTGCAGCCTATACT ATAGAATTACTGGACACCGTGGCCTTAAATCTGCACCGCATAGACAAGGATGTGCAGAGATGTGACCGAAACTACTGGTACTTCACGACCCCCAACCTTGAGAGGCTCAGAGACATCATGTGCAG CTTCGTGTGGGAGCACCTGGATGTGGGCTACGTGCAGGGCATGTGTGACCTCCTGGCCCCTCTCCTGGTCGTCCTCGACAACG ATCAGCTGGCCTACAGCTGCTTCAGCCAACTCATGAAGAGGATGAGCCAGAACTTCCCCAATGGGGGTGCCATGGACACCCACTTTGCCAACATGCGTTCCCTCATCCAG ATCTTGGACTCGGAGCTGTTTGAGCTGATGCATCAAAATGGAGACTATACCCATTTCTACTTCTGTTACCGCTGGTTCCTGCTGGATTTTAAAAGAG AGTTGCTGTATGAGGACGTGTTCGCAGTGTGGGAGGTGATCTGGGCGGCCAGGCACATCTCATCAGAGCACTTTGTCCTGTTCATCGCCCTGGCCCTGGTGGAGGCCTACAGAGAGATTATCCGTGACAACAACATGGACTTCACTGACATCATCAAGTTCTTCAATG AGCGGGCTGAACATCATGACGCCCAGGAGATCCTGCGAATTGCCCGGGACCTCGTCCACAAGGTGCAGATGCTCATGGACAACAAGTGA